Proteins encoded in a region of the Streptococcus sanguinis genome:
- a CDS encoding serine hydrolase domain-containing protein, with amino-acid sequence MKKSFILILLTIITLGIFRPSAALADSQKLPSGTDRSQIGQKIQDFVKEHEKTTAGMATAVFDKNGTIYKGNFGYVDKENKVKVDDDSVFEWASITKLTVWVSVMQLWEQGKLDLEEDIRTYLPEGFLRNLRYDKPITMLDLMNHQAGFDEMPLYKKGDKSDLEEQFRDYQPIQSFEPGTTTSYSNYSTALASYIVERISGQKYADYVHEHVFEPLGMNRTAILPDLSDNAYVQEKRKEDKGYDDQGKLLGDTPFKLWMYPVGGAVGTLGDLQKFAQALLERKALFHRPETWTELYSTTSTHPGTDIVRNAHGFWASHYGVTLLGHSGNADGFSSYLYLDLKNGIGQVILTNQLYEQVYNVQMPELTFGKMQTVSEATKKQFKPGSYHYLRSYNRGPLSFMLMIPGAIQKINKVSDQPDLQSTFWTIDRSQGADRLEFGVLNAERISDSVLFRHYLVVFLGGLALVFALGNILISFLIGGFRLILRKAKSSVPRSWKVWNYLTSLGMLLFAGNLILLLLAAMNQDYSIVQSWSYMVFAGLGLFLAGCAVFPLFSKARKRLGKGRLFLTALTSLSALAIVVNILYWSLYQWWVM; translated from the coding sequence ATGAAAAAATCATTTATTCTGATACTTTTAACGATTATAACTCTAGGAATCTTCCGGCCGAGCGCTGCTTTAGCTGACTCGCAGAAGTTGCCGTCTGGCACAGATCGCAGCCAAATTGGTCAGAAAATCCAAGACTTTGTCAAGGAACATGAAAAGACAACGGCCGGTATGGCAACAGCAGTCTTTGATAAAAACGGAACCATCTACAAGGGAAATTTTGGCTATGTGGATAAGGAAAACAAAGTCAAAGTTGACGATGACAGTGTTTTTGAATGGGCTTCAATCACTAAACTGACGGTCTGGGTGTCGGTCATGCAGCTCTGGGAGCAAGGGAAGCTAGACTTAGAAGAAGACATCCGCACCTATTTGCCGGAAGGCTTTCTCCGCAATCTTCGCTACGATAAACCTATCACCATGCTGGATCTGATGAACCATCAGGCTGGCTTTGATGAAATGCCACTCTACAAAAAGGGAGATAAGAGCGACTTGGAAGAGCAGTTCCGCGATTACCAGCCTATTCAGTCCTTTGAGCCGGGTACGACGACATCATACTCTAACTACAGCACGGCTTTGGCATCCTATATCGTGGAGCGGATTTCTGGGCAGAAGTATGCAGACTATGTCCATGAGCATGTTTTTGAGCCGCTGGGCATGAATCGGACTGCTATCTTGCCTGACTTATCGGACAACGCTTACGTACAGGAAAAGCGCAAGGAGGATAAGGGCTATGATGACCAAGGTAAGCTCTTGGGAGATACACCATTTAAGCTCTGGATGTACCCAGTCGGAGGGGCTGTGGGGACTCTAGGAGACCTACAGAAATTCGCCCAGGCCTTGCTGGAACGTAAGGCGCTCTTTCATCGTCCAGAAACTTGGACCGAGCTTTACTCAACAACCTCTACCCACCCTGGTACGGATATTGTTCGTAATGCTCATGGCTTTTGGGCCAGTCACTATGGTGTTACCTTGCTGGGACACAGTGGTAATGCTGATGGCTTTTCTAGCTATCTTTACTTGGATCTGAAAAATGGCATCGGCCAAGTCATCTTAACCAATCAACTGTATGAACAAGTTTACAATGTTCAAATGCCGGAGCTGACATTTGGCAAGATGCAGACTGTCAGTGAAGCTACTAAAAAGCAGTTCAAGCCTGGCTCTTACCACTATCTGAGAAGCTATAATAGGGGGCCGCTGTCCTTCATGCTCATGATTCCCGGGGCAATCCAAAAGATTAACAAAGTCTCAGATCAGCCGGATCTGCAGAGCACTTTCTGGACTATTGACCGAAGCCAAGGTGCTGACCGCCTCGAATTTGGTGTCCTTAATGCAGAAAGGATTTCCGATTCAGTTCTCTTTAGGCATTATCTAGTCGTGTTTCTTGGAGGTCTGGCACTCGTGTTTGCTCTGGGAAATATCTTGATTAGTTTTCTGATTGGCGGTTTCCGTCTCATCCTGCGTAAAGCAAAAAGTTCGGTACCTCGCTCTTGGAAGGTCTGGAATTACCTGACTTCTTTAGGAATGCTGCTGTTTGCTGGAAATCTCATTCTGCTTTTACTGGCTGCCATGAATCAGGATTACTCAATTGTTCAATCTTGGAGTTAT